Genomic DNA from Paenibacillus donghaensis:
AATGGTACCGAGGTGCCGGCTGCCGAATGGCAGGGAAGTGATGCCGCAGGCAGCACGGGAACCTTGTATGAAGTGACTTTGAACTAATTTATCCTATTTTATCCGAAACGCGTGTGCCGGTGATGCCGCCCGTTTCGTTAACCAGAAACCAAGGAGGAGCTGCCATGAGTACCCAAGTGCGCTATTCCGTCATTATACCGATGTACAACGAAGAGGCCGTTATTCAGGAAACGTACCGCAGAATGAAGCAAGTGATGGGCCAGACGGGAGAGGTGTATGAGCTGCTGTTCGTCAATGACGGGAGCAGCGACAATTGCGCGCAGATGATCGAGGAATACAGCTATTGGGATGAGAGTGTGAAGCTGATTGACCTGTCGCGGAATTTCGGGCATCAGATTGCGATTACCGCCGGAATGGATTATGCGCTGGGCGAGGCAGTCGTGGTTATTGACGCTGACCTGCAGGACCCGCCGGAGCTGATTCTGGACATGATCGCGGAATGGAAAAACGGCTATCACGTCGTTTATGCCAAACGGATCAAACGGCGCGGAGAATCGCTGTTCAAAAAATGGACGGCCAGCCTCTTTTACCGTATCCTCCGTTATTCCACCGACATCTCCATTCCTGTGGACACCGGCGATTTCCGCCTGATGGACCGCAAGGTCGTGGAAGAGCTGAAACGACTGCCGGAGAAGAACCGTTTCGTACGCGGACTCGTCAGTTGGGTGGGCTTTCGCCAAAAAGCCATTGAATACGAACGCGATGAACGTCTGGCCGGAGAGACCAAATATCCGCTCAAACGGATGATCAAGCTCTCCCTGGACGGGATCACCTCCTTCTCTTATAAACCGCTGAAGCTGGCAGGCTATCTTGGGGCACTCTTGTCTGTTTCCGGCTTCCTGTACCTGATGTATGTGCTGTACCAGGTGACATTTACCGATTCTGTAGTCAAAGGCTGGGCGTCGATGATTGGCATTACACTGACCTTCAACGGGTTCGTATTGATTATGCTGGGCATCTTAGGAGAGTATGTCGGCCGGATTTACGATGAGACCAAAGGGCGGCCGTTGTATATCGTGCAGGAATTCTATGAAGGCAAACAGCAGCAGAATGCGCGTGAGCCACGCGTGGCACAGCTGAATAAATAAGCTTAGGAAGGGAAGTGTTCTTAGGATGAAG
This window encodes:
- a CDS encoding glycosyltransferase family 2 protein, with translation MSTQVRYSVIIPMYNEEAVIQETYRRMKQVMGQTGEVYELLFVNDGSSDNCAQMIEEYSYWDESVKLIDLSRNFGHQIAITAGMDYALGEAVVVIDADLQDPPELILDMIAEWKNGYHVVYAKRIKRRGESLFKKWTASLFYRILRYSTDISIPVDTGDFRLMDRKVVEELKRLPEKNRFVRGLVSWVGFRQKAIEYERDERLAGETKYPLKRMIKLSLDGITSFSYKPLKLAGYLGALLSVSGFLYLMYVLYQVTFTDSVVKGWASMIGITLTFNGFVLIMLGILGEYVGRIYDETKGRPLYIVQEFYEGKQQQNAREPRVAQLNK